GGGCCTTTTCATTAGCCGATTGCAATCCATCTGCTCTATGCTGTGTATCTATGTCGCCAAGCGCCTGTGCACGCATGTCCCAGATACCGAAGCCCCCCACTCTCCTCGAACTGTACCCCGAGGAAACACGCACTGCGGCTGCACTCCTCAAGCAAGCCGTACCTCTGATGATGCGCCATGACATTCCGCCAAGCCCCGTGCACTATGCGCTGTGGTACACCTACAGCCGTGGCGAGAACACTGAGCTGAACAAGCGCCTGAACAGAATCGTCGAGGATTTCGACGCCTTCCCGGGAGAGGTCGCGCGCAAGTTGTTCCGCGAACACATCATCCATGGCGAACTCGAAGAGGCGCGCGCTGGACAGCAGCAAGTCATCGAACTGGTGGACGACATAGAAGGTGACGTCTCGCGCAGCGTGACCAGCAGCCAACACTACCAGCTAAGCCTGGCCCAGAGTCTGAGCGCCCTGCACGAGCCCCTCATCGAAGACCTGCCTGGCGTGATCGGTGAGCTGCAGGAAAGCACGCAGCAGATGCAAGATCAGCAGCAACAACTGCTTTACAAGCTGCGCGCCGCCCAAAGCGAAATACAGCACCTGCGCAACCAACTGGAACGCGCCCAACTGGCCGCCACCCTCGATAGCCTGACCCACCTGCTCAACCGCCAGGCATTCACGCGCCTGCTCGAACAGGCACTGAACGAGTCCACGGACGGATTGACCCTGATCATGCTGGATATCGATCACTTCAAGCAGTTCAACGACCAGTACGGCCACCCACTGGGTGACCGCGTGCTGCAGCACGTCGGTCGTCTGCTGCGCGAGAACTTGCCCAATCGAGCCTTTGCCGCTCGCTACGGCGGCGAGGAATTCTGCGTGGTCTTGCGCGAGTGCCAGAGCCTCGAAGCAGCCCGGCACTTTGCCGAGCACCTGCGCAACAAGATGCACGGCCTGCGAGTCAAGGTGCGCAGCACCGACCAGGTACTCGACAGCATCACCGCCTCCTTCGGCTTCGCCCTGGCCATGGCAGGCGACGGCCTGGAAAGCCTGCTCACACGCGCCGACGACGCGCTCTACCAAGCCAAGCGCAATGGCCGCAACCAGGTTCACCCACGCATAGACGAAAGTACGCTAAGCGCTTGATTTGAGTAGCCCCATCCTTTGCGGTTAAATAGCTTCGCTAGCCGCACTCTCGATCCGCAGCGGCAAGCAATCTGGCAAAAACGGCTTGCGCCGCCCTCTGTTATTCACCAGCACCTCGTCATTCAATCAGTGAGTTACTCAAACATGTTGAAAATCGCCCATCTCCTGGTGGGGCTCGCCGCCCTGCTACTGTCGCTCTTTTCCGGTATTTCCGCCCCGCAAGGCCTCCTGGGCACGCCCGATGCGCTGTACCTGGCACTGATCGCCCTACTCAACCTGACCCTGGCCCCAGTACAGAGCAACGCCACCAGCACGCTACGCCAACAACTGCAAGGTCTCGCCTCTGCCCTGCTGATTCTCGCCGCCGTACTGCAGGCATTGGTGCTGCTGGCACCGCTGCCGAGCATTGGCGGCCATCCCGCCATCTGGCTGAGCCTGCTGATCACCTTCGCCGCCGTCACTCTGCACCTGGCCTGCCAGTTACCAGCCGCGGCGAGTGCCCCCGCCATTCGCATCAGCACACGCGATGAGGCCGTGGCACACAGTGCCCCGCAAGAAGACCGCGAAACCGGCACGGTCAAGTGGTTCAACACCTCCAAGGGTTTTGGCTTCATCTCCCGCGATTCCGGCGAAGACATCTTCGTGCACTTTCGCGCCATTCGCGGTGAAGGTCACCGTGTGCTGGTAGAGGGGCAACGCGTGGAATTCTCGGTCATGCAGCGCGACAAGGGCCTGCAAGCCGAAGACGTGATCGCTGCAGCACCCTCGCGCCACTGACCCTCAAGCACCAGAAAACAAGAAGCCCGCGAATCGTCGCGGGCTTCTTGTTTTAAAACTCAGTAATGTGGCGGTGGCGCCTCGCTCTCGATCACCCCCACCTGCCCCTGCAACTCCTCCTGACGCCGCGCCAGAGCCGCCAACTGCAACTGCAGGCGCTCAATACGCCGCTGCTGCTCGACCAGCTCATCGTTGAGCGCCTGAATCGTGTCGTCCTGAAAGGCCAAGCGGCTCTCCAGTTCGGTAATGCGTGCTTCCAGACTCATGCGTCCTCCTCGGCGAAACGAAAGTCCTCGGTCAGAACCAGGCGCAGCTTGCCCTTGAGCGCCTCGACCTGCGCGGAGGTATAGGGTACTGCCGTATGCCTACCCCAGACAGGGGCCGGCCAGGCAATATCATCGCGACGGCGCACGATCACGTGCATATGCAACTGGCTCACCATATTGCCCAGCGTCGCCACGTTCATCTTGTCGGCAGCGAAGGTATCCTTGAGCGTTTCGGCCAGCCAGGTGGTTTCCTGCCAGAGCTGGCGCTGATCCTCGGCATCGAGCTGGAACAGCTCGCTGACCTCCTCACGCCTTGGCACGAGAATGAACCAGGGATATTGCGCGTCATTCATCAGCAACAGACGCGACAACGGAAAGTCCCCCAGCAGCAGGCAGTCCTGCTGCAAACGCGAATCCAGGCTGAACATGGCAGCACTCCTCTGGCGATAACCTGCACAGTTTGACATCGAGGCATCGCCCCGAGCCACAAGGCGCGCAGCATACGCAGCCTGCCCCGACAGGTCACCTCAAGAAGAGTGCACCAGCAGAATGCACCCACGTCACGAGCGCGCACCATTTTGTTTCCTTGGGTAATACCTCCTGCTACCTCGTTACCAGCAAAAGCCTACCCCCGGTAGCCAAGGCCTGACCGAGTGAACCGAGCAACACCCATGCCCCACGCCAGCAGAC
The genomic region above belongs to Pseudomonas sp. GOM7 and contains:
- a CDS encoding GGDEF domain-containing protein, with protein sequence MSQIPKPPTLLELYPEETRTAAALLKQAVPLMMRHDIPPSPVHYALWYTYSRGENTELNKRLNRIVEDFDAFPGEVARKLFREHIIHGELEEARAGQQQVIELVDDIEGDVSRSVTSSQHYQLSLAQSLSALHEPLIEDLPGVIGELQESTQQMQDQQQQLLYKLRAAQSEIQHLRNQLERAQLAATLDSLTHLLNRQAFTRLLEQALNESTDGLTLIMLDIDHFKQFNDQYGHPLGDRVLQHVGRLLRENLPNRAFAARYGGEEFCVVLRECQSLEAARHFAEHLRNKMHGLRVKVRSTDQVLDSITASFGFALAMAGDGLESLLTRADDALYQAKRNGRNQVHPRIDESTLSA
- a CDS encoding cold-shock protein produces the protein MAHSAPQEDRETGTVKWFNTSKGFGFISRDSGEDIFVHFRAIRGEGHRVLVEGQRVEFSVMQRDKGLQAEDVIAAAPSRH
- a CDS encoding SlyX family protein, giving the protein MSLEARITELESRLAFQDDTIQALNDELVEQQRRIERLQLQLAALARRQEELQGQVGVIESEAPPPHY
- a CDS encoding HIT family protein, which produces MFSLDSRLQQDCLLLGDFPLSRLLLMNDAQYPWFILVPRREEVSELFQLDAEDQRQLWQETTWLAETLKDTFAADKMNVATLGNMVSQLHMHVIVRRRDDIAWPAPVWGRHTAVPYTSAQVEALKGKLRLVLTEDFRFAEEDA